The following proteins come from a genomic window of Bacteroidales bacterium:
- a CDS encoding M56 family metallopeptidase, giving the protein MENFLYYLLKVVICSAMFVACYWLLLKNSRLHRWNRFYILAAVVLSITIPLMKISLVFNELNDVPLYAQQFIVDQPAEMKITGVMEEHTSSFSWEWMLYTFCSLGCFLLLVKEVKSLIRIVRLKHCAEKVSVRGIDLYCTDDGQTPFTFFRTIFWNKDISPDTEEGRCVLTHELAHVRLLHSWDKAFIRLVCCIFWMNPFFRFFCRELELVHEFAADSETIGEGDGKALSSLILCTLYPNHYHDFTSRFFQSPIKRRIAMITNQKKISSGIIRKISIIPVILVALYLFSLRVIASGPENAIIVQDDKDPLKPQNALEELVTIVAFGNTSKPVEEPAPVSFSRKNPKSGVFTYNEVEVKPTYNGKAAGEGFREYMARNLTYPPTAIEVGQKGKVIVSFIVDENGKVTDAEAVVNPYPTLGKEVERAVKASSAWTPGKKNGKNVPVQCYAFVEFKLNGGQITKTSESADDEYLYAKVDQKPLFEGRNADESFREFINKNTIYPPDALKNNNGGRVYVEFVIDKNGDVKNAKVVRDPGKSLSEEALRVVNSSPRWTPGKMNGKNVNVRYAFPIVFKLQGDKKSDSSETSKL; this is encoded by the coding sequence CATTGATGAAGATTTCTTTGGTCTTTAATGAACTGAATGACGTACCCTTGTATGCTCAGCAGTTTATAGTTGATCAGCCTGCTGAAATGAAAATTACCGGTGTCATGGAAGAGCATACCTCTTCTTTTTCATGGGAATGGATGCTTTACACATTCTGTTCATTAGGATGCTTCCTGTTGCTTGTAAAGGAGGTGAAATCGTTGATACGCATTGTCCGTTTGAAACATTGTGCTGAAAAGGTTTCTGTACGCGGTATTGACCTGTATTGTACGGATGACGGACAGACGCCTTTCACTTTTTTCCGGACTATTTTCTGGAATAAGGATATTTCTCCTGATACAGAAGAGGGTAGGTGTGTATTGACACATGAACTGGCACATGTCCGTTTATTGCATAGTTGGGATAAAGCTTTCATACGACTTGTTTGTTGTATTTTCTGGATGAATCCTTTTTTTAGATTTTTTTGCCGGGAACTGGAGCTGGTGCACGAATTTGCTGCTGACAGTGAAACCATCGGTGAAGGAGATGGAAAAGCACTTTCATCCTTGATTTTATGTACGTTGTACCCAAATCATTATCACGACTTTACCAGTCGTTTTTTTCAATCACCCATTAAAAGAAGAATTGCTATGATCACCAATCAAAAAAAAATATCATCAGGAATCATACGTAAGATAAGTATTATTCCTGTTATCCTGGTGGCTCTTTACTTGTTTTCGCTAAGAGTAATTGCTTCAGGACCGGAAAATGCAATCATCGTACAGGATGATAAAGATCCCCTGAAACCACAAAACGCTTTGGAAGAACTGGTAACAATTGTCGCTTTTGGAAATACGAGCAAACCGGTTGAAGAACCGGCCCCGGTTTCTTTTTCCCGGAAAAACCCGAAGAGTGGTGTGTTCACCTATAATGAAGTGGAAGTAAAACCCACCTACAATGGGAAAGCCGCCGGCGAAGGATTCAGGGAATATATGGCCCGTAATCTCACTTATCCCCCAACTGCTATAGAAGTAGGGCAAAAAGGGAAGGTAATCGTTTCTTTCATCGTTGACGAAAACGGAAAAGTGACAGACGCAGAGGCAGTGGTGAATCCTTATCCAACGCTTGGGAAAGAAGTGGAACGTGCTGTGAAAGCTTCTTCAGCATGGACTCCGGGAAAAAAGAATGGGAAAAATGTTCCCGTACAGTGTTATGCATTTGTAGAATTTAAATTGAATGGAGGGCAGATAACGAAAACTTCTGAAAGTGCAGATGATGAATATTTGTATGCAAAAGTGGATCAGAAGCCTCTTTTTGAAGGAAGAAATGCCGATGAAAGTTTCAGGGAGTTTATAAATAAAAATACTATTTACCCGCCTGATGCGCTAAAGAATAATAATGGAGGACGTGTTTATGTCGAATTTGTAATTGATAAGAATGGAGATGTAAAAAATGCAAAGGTCGTCCGTGACCCAGGTAAGAGTTTAAGCGAGGAAGCTCTGCGGGTAGTTAATTCTTCTCCCCGGTGGACACCTGGAAAAATGAATGGGAAAAATGTAAATGTACGGTATGCCTTTCCTATAGTCTTTAAGTTGCAAGGGGATAAGAAGTCTGATTCATCAGAAACTTCTAAGCTTTAA